Genomic window (Synechococcus sp. LA31):
CTGACTGGTGAGTCGATTACCGCGGTCAAGGCCGCTGCCATCCACCACATTCACCCCTGCCATCGGTAGCCCTTGAGTCGACAGCCATTGCATGGCGACCTGACGAGCCTGATTGAGGTCCCAGTTCCGCGTGCCTTGGCGTAACAACACCTCTGAGGTGAAGTTGTGGCTGTCCGTGTTCGCCAGGCTGAGCAGGCCATGCATGCCAACGGAGCGCTCCTCATGCAGGAGGGTGGCGCTCTCGGTGTTGGCGGTGGTCACCGGCACCAACCGAATGGCGGCACTACCGCCCTGGCGCTTGATCTCTCGGCCCAGCAGGGTTTGTAGACGCCCGGGCGGATTGCTAACCGCCATGTCGAGCGCATTGCTGGTCAACGCGAGACGTGTGATCGGGGCGCCATAGGCCTCAGCCCGGTCGGCCCAGTGCCACCCCTGCGGCCACCAGCGCTGCTTGGGCTCCTCCACCAGCTGGATCGTCACCGGTCCGCCTGGCGCTGCGCTGCTGCCGCCGGAACCAAGAGCCAACTTGGCGAAGCGTTGCAGCTGAGCCAGGTTGAGGTCGGGATCACCCTCGCCAGTGATCTGCAGTGAGCCATCGGTCTGGCGCCAAAGCCGCGTGGTGAGGCGGTAATCAGGCCCCAGCCGATCGAGAGCAATCGCCGTACTGATCAGTTTTTGGTTCGACGCTGGAATGCGGGCCCGGGTGCCATTCACGTCCGCCAGCAGACGCCCCCTGGCATCGGCCACACTGATGCTCCACACCCCAGATTCACCACCCACCGCTGCGCGAATGCGTTGCTGCAGCGCTGGGCAGCTCACGTGGGGTTGTAATTGGGGCAGCCCTACAGGGGGCGGAGCCACAGGCAGTGAGCTCGCCGCCACTGTTGGGATCGTGGGATCCACCTGCTCCAGGGCCTGGAGTGGCAGATGGAAGGCCAGGGGCAACACCGCCCCAGAGGCCATGACGCAGGCCGTCTGCCGCACCTCAGGATGCTCCCACTTGCAGGCCGGTCACCGAGCCGTTGACACGGAAAGTTGAGCCCTCAAGTTCCACCGGGGCGCCGATCTTCAGGTTCTGGTTACCGAAGACCACACCATCGGCCCCCTTGCGCCCCTCTCCTTTAAGCACGAAGCGCACATCGAGGCTGGGGAACTGGTCTTGGTTGGGATCCACAGCGCTCACCACCCGGCCGTCAGGCAGCACCGCTGATAAGCGGCGCTGTAAGGGGATCACCTGCTCCACGGGCACGCTCCCGTGCGGTTGATTGCGAATCACAATTGCCACCTTGCCGGCATCGCGGGCTGCATCCACCACGCTGGCGGGGTTGGCCACCGGCACACCCCGCACATCAACCATCACGGTCACTGGCACCAAGCCTCCAGTGGCCCGGGCCACGGTGCCGCTCAGCTTCGGGCTCCACACAACCCCCGCGGCCGCCAGCAACACCGCCGCGGCAGCTCCCGCATCCACCAAGGAGAAACGACGCGACGATCCGGCCATGGGGCAACAGCAGACACCGAACTGTAAAGAGCGTGTTCGGTCCGCACAAGCTCAGCGGGCTGCCTCTTCCAGGGCCTCCAGCTGGGCCTCTCGGTCGGGGCGGGTTTCGAAACTGCAGACATGGCGATAGCCATCGGGATCACACCGGTAGAACTGCCAGTCGTCTGGATAGGTGCGGCGCAGAGCACCTTCAGCCGTCGGGATCAATCCATAGGCCGCCTGCCATTCCGAGAGAAAGCCCTTGCGACGTTCACGGGCCACGGTGCCGATCCCAATCGCGGCGTCTTCGAGGCGGCCATTGATCATCACCAGCGAGCCGCGATGCTGCGCGCAGAGGGATTCCACCTGCTCGTAGTCGGCGGGAGTAGGCGCAGCCAACAACACCAAACCATCGCTGCCGCCATCGGCCTGTTGCAGCCGCAGTAGATCTCCCAGACCGAGCAATTGCGAAGCTTGCTCAGGTGCATCCCGCTTGGCTAATGCCGTTGCACCAGCATCAGGAAAGAGCAGGCGGGCTTCCGGATGAGCGGGGGTAAGGGCCGCCAGCTGCCGCAGGGCCACCGGCAGGATGCGCAAGCCCTCAAAGCGCATCTCCACAGTCCAGAGACCCTTGGTCTGGCTGGCCAGGGCCGCCTGCACGGCTGCATGGGCCTCGGTTTCGGCGCTGCGCAGGTCGGCGGGGAGCATTGCGGTGGAGCGTTTGCGGCGACCCTAAAGCGCAGCTCGGGCCCGCTCGAGTGCAGCGGGGAACTGCTCCAACAGCTCCGCACCGTGCCATGGGCCCAGACTGACGCGCAAACCCGAGGCGGCAGCAGCAGGGCCGTAGCCCATCGCTGCAAGGACTGGGCTGGCGGGAGAGCCGCTGCTGCTGCAGGCCGATCCACTGCTGCAAGCAAAACCCTGCCGCCAAAGGGCTCCCACCAGCTGCCGCCCGGCGAGCCAATCGCCGCCTGGATGTCTCACAAGCAAGCTGAGGTGATGGGGGAGGCGATCTGCCCACCCCGATTGGATTGGATTGGGGCCGCTCAACTCCAAGCCAGGCTGTTCCAAGAGGCGCATCAGCAACTGATCGCGCCAGTGCCTCGCCGGGTCGTTGCCGCCGTGAGCATCCAGCCGCTGCTGACAGAGGCGGAGGGCAGCCTCAAACCCTGCAACCAGCGCAACGGGTTCCGTGCCCGCCCGCAGGCCCCCTTCCTGGCCTCCCCCCCCGATGCAGGCCTGTAGCTTCACCCCTTCAGCCACCAGCAGAGCCCCCACTCCACGGGGTCCCTGAATTTTGTGCGCCGCCAGGCTGAGCAGATCCACCGGAAGCAGGTCCATCGCAATGGGCCGGTGGCCAAGGATCTGCACCGCATCCACATGCAACAAAACACCGGCTTGGCGGCACAGACCGCCAATGGCCTCAATGGCTTGAACGGTGCCGACCTCGCTCTGACCCCAGATCACCGATACCAAGCGCGTGGGAGGTTCCAGCCAGCGCTGCAGCTCCTGCAAATCGAGACTGCCCTCGCGATTCACCGGCAGCAGCTGGAGCTGCCAACCACGCCGCTGCAAGGCCTCTGCAGCCGCCCGCGTGGCGGGGTGCTCCACAGCGGAGATCAACAACCGCGGTCGCGCTGCCCCACCCTCCAGGGTTGGTGCAGCGCCTAGAAGAGCCAGATGGATGGCTTCACTCCCTCCTGACGTGATCACTAGCCGGGACTGCCTGCAGCCCAGGAGCTCGCCAAGGCCCTGCCGTGCACGCTCCAGCTGCTCAGCTGCCGCAAGGCCGAAACCATGCAGGCTGGAGGGATTGCCCCAGGCCTCGGCCTGCACAGCTGCCATGGCTGCTGCCACCTCGCTGGCTACGGGTGTTGTGGCACAGCAGTCGAGATAACCGGAGAGCGGCAGTGGCGCCATGGCGCTCAGCCGCTGAGGCCGGTGTCGCGCTCAAAGCGGGCGCGGGTGCGCGATTCGAGCGAGTTGGTGGCCAGCGAGACCAGATCATCCAAAGAACTGCCGCTCAGCAGAGCCTCCACGCGGGCACGGGCCTCTGCGCTAGGGCAGTGCTCCGGTCGGATGCAGCCGTTGGTGCACACCGTGGCGCAGTCGATCTCCGGTTCGACCTGCTGTTGGCTGGCAGCGGGGGTGGGAGCTACGGAATCCAGACGAGGAGCCTGAGTGCTGGCTTGCTGGCGAGCATCAGCCACGGCGCGGGGATCGGGAATCAAGCCGTCAAACACGTGCTCAGCAGGGCCATCCATGAACACCTTGCTGCTGCCCGCATCCCAATGGATCTGCAGTGGCCCCCCCGGCAAATCGAGGCGGGCCTGGCGCTGACAAAGTCCAAGGCTGTGGCAAGCCACCAGCGTGGCGCAGGCTCCTGTGCCGCAGGCCAGGGTGGGGCCCGCGCCGCGTTCCCACACCCGCATCACCAGATGATCCGGGGCCATCACCTGCACGAAGTGCACGTTGGTTTTGGCGGGGAAGGCCGGATGCCGCTCCAGCAGCGCCCCGAAGCGCTCCAAGTCGATTTCGTCCACAAGCGGCACCGGAATCACCACGTGGGGATTACCCATGCCTGCGGCAGCAACGGCAAACACCTCTCCATCCACCTGCAACTCGCCCTGAGGAAGACCCGCAGATCCCAGCTCAAGGGTGGTGGGCACCTGCTCGGGTTGAAGGAATGGGGCGCCCATGTCCACCCGGATGGTGCCATCGGGCAACAGCTCGGGCACGATTCGGCCCGCCAGCGTGTCGATCTGCCACGTGCGACCGGCCCCATCGCCATCGCGATCCGCCAGGAAACGCGCCAGGCAGCGGATGCCGTTGCCACACATCTCCGGCTCGGTGCCATCGGCGTTGAAGATGCGCATGCGCAGTTCTCCACCGTTGTTAGGGGGCAGCGCCAGGATCACGCCGTCGCCGCCGACACCGAAGCGGCGGTCGCAGAGCTCAACCACCAGAGCAGGTGTGAGGCCAAACACGAACTCCGAGTCGGTGGCGCTGCGGCCATCCAGCATCAGAAAGTCGTTCCCAAGACCCTGGTACTTGCTGAAGCTCAGTTCACCCTGGAGGTTGTTGAACTGGCTCTTGCTGGGGGACGACACGCGCGGCAGCCTGCCTGAGCAGGCATGAGGTTGAGGTCGATCCTATGGGGAGCAGCATGGAGAACCGAGGCTCCCTGTTCGACACCTCGCAGCCTGGAATCCGTCTGCTGCAGAGCTGGATCCGCAGCCGCACCAACCTGGCCGTGCAGTTGCTCGATGGCAGCAGCGTGAACGGGATCCCGCGTTGGGTGGATAACGAGTATTTAGCGCTCGAGCCTGAAGCGGGTGGTGAATTGCTGCTGGTGGCCCGCCAGGCCATGGCCCTGATCCGGCCGTTGTTGTCATAGAGCTGTGGGAGCATCGCCCACAAGCCCCCACTCGACCCCAGCCCGTCCGTGAGCGAGAGCAGCCGCTACCAACCCCAGTCGATCGAAACCGGCTGGCAGCATGCCTGGCGAGATAACGGCCTGCATGACACCCCTGCTCTGCAGGACGGCGATGAAGCGTTTTATGCGCTGTCGATGTTCCCCTACCCCTCGGGGAATCTGCACATGGGCCATGTGCGCAACTACGTGATCACCGATGTGGTGGCACGGGTGCAGCGGCTGCGCGGCAAAAAGGTCTTGCATCCGATGGGCTGGGATGCCTTCGGGCTGCCCGCCGAAAACGCCGCCATTGAACGGGGTGTGGATCCCGGCGGCTGGACCGACCAGAACATCGCCTCGATGCGGGAGCAGTTGAACCAGCTCGGGCTTTCGATCGACTGGGATCGCGAAGTGGCCACCTGCCACGCCGACTACTACCGCTGGACCCAGTGGCTGTTCCTGCAATTCCTGGAGGCGGGCCTCGCCTATCAAAAGGACGCGACGGTCAACTGGGATCCGATCGACCAGACCGTGCTCGCCAATGAGCAGGTGGATAGCGAGGGCCGCTCCTGGCGCTCCGGTGCCCTGGTGGAAAAGCGCAAGCTGCGCCAGTGGTTCCTCAAGATCACCGACTACGCCCAGCAACTGCTCGACGACCTCAACCAACTCGAAGGTTGGCCCGAGCGGGTGCGCACGATGCAGGCCAACTGGATCGGCCGCAGCAGCGGCGCTGAACTGCAGTTCACGGTGGTGGATGACGCCGGCAATGACTCGGCCGAGCGCATCACTGTGTTCACCACACGACCCGACACGATCTTCGGGGCGTCGTACGTGGTGCTGGCCCCGGAACACCCACTGGTGGTGCAGCTCACCACAGCCGAGCAGCAGATCGCGGTGGAGGCATTCTGCGATATAGTCTCACGCCAGAGTGAGCAGGAGCGCACCGCCGACGACAAGCCCAAGCGCGGCGTGCCGATCGGTGCCCAGGTGCGTAACCCCGCCTCTGGTGAGCTGATCCCGATCTGGATCGCCGATTACGTGCTCGCCGAGTACGGCACCGGCGCGGTGATGGGTGTGCCCGCCCACGATCAGCGCGACTTCCTGTTCGCCCGCCAGTACGAACTGCCGGTGCAGCAGGTGATCATTCCCGAGGGCAGCGATGAGCACGCCTTTGAGGGCGGCGCCTGGACCGAAGGGGGCGTGCTGATCCACTCCGGTCGATTCGATGGTCTGCCCAATGGCCAAGCCAAGCAGGCCGTGACCGCCGCCGCTGCAGCGGAGGGCTGGGGTCAGGAGAAGATCCAATTCCGACTGCGCGACTGGCTGATTTCACGCCAGCGCTACTGGGGCTGCCCGATTCCGGTGATCCACTGCGATAGCTGCGGTGTGGTGCCCGTACCCGCCGAGCAGCTCCCTGTAGAGCTGCCCCGCGATGTGGCCTTCAGCGGCAAAGGTGCCTCACCCTTGGCACAGCTCGAGAGCTGGGTGAATGTGAGCTGCCCTTGCTGTGGCAAGCCCGCCAAGCGCGAGACCGACACCATGGACACGTTCATGTGCTCCAGCTGGTATTTCCTTCGCTACAGCGACGCCAAGAACAGCCAGCTCCCATTCAGCAAAGAGGCAGTGAACAGCTGGCTGCCGGTGAATCAGTACGTCGGTGGAATCGAGCACGCCATCCTGCACCTGCTCTACTCGCGCTTCTTCACCAAAGTGCTGCGCGATCGCGGTCTGCTCAGCTTCGATGAACCCTTCACCCGCCTGCTCACCCAGGGCATGGTGCAAGGCATCACCTACAAGAACCCCCACACCGGCAAATACATCGCTCCAGCAGATGTGGCCGATCCCACCGATCCCCGTGATCCGCTGACCAGCGACGTACTGGAGACATTCTTCGAGAAGATGTCGAAGTCGAAGTACAACGGCGTCGATCCCGCCGTGGTGATCGACAAATACGGCGCCGATACCGCCCGCATGTTCATCCTGTTCAAGGCACCGCCCGAGAAGGATCTTGAGTGGGATGACGCCGACGTGGAAGGCCAATTCCGCTTCCTGCAGCGCCTCTGGCGTCTTGTGGACAGTGCCTGCGATCGCGGCCTGAGCCTTGCCGCAGGGGCCGGCAACGCAGAAGCCGTGGCTCAAGCTCAGTCCGAGGCAAGTGCTTCTGGTGGCCTGAAGCCCGATGAACAGGAGTTGCGCCGTGCCGTGCACACGGCGATCACGGAAATCAGCGACGACCTTGATGGCGACTATCAGTTCAACACCGCCGTGTCGGAGCTGATGAAGCTCAGCAATGCCATGAGCAGCCACCTCGAGGGCAGCGCTGAGGTGTTTGCCTGCGAAGCCCTGCGCACCCTGCTGATCCTGTTGGCCCCCTTCGCCCCCCACCTGGCCGAGGAGCTGTGGCTCAAGCTCGGCGGCCGCAACAGCGGCGATTCCCTAGCCGGCAGCAGCATCCATGCGCAGCGCTGGCCCGTGGCCGATGCCTCAGCTCTGGTGCGCGACACCGTACCGCTGGTGATTCAGATCAAGGGCAAGGTGCGCGGCAACCTGGAGGTGCCGGCTGACGCCGACAAAGCCTCTCTCGAAAAGCTTGCGCTTGAAAGCGATATCGCCGCCAAGTGGCTGGAGGGCAAAGCCCCGAGCCGCGTGATCGTGGTGCCCGGCAAGCTGGTGAATTTGGTGCCCTGATCAAGGCTGGCCAGCCTTGGGTAACCACGCCCTGCGCTCTCCACCTCTGGATATCCATGGATATCTAGAGGTGGACAGTGCATCAGTGCTGAAAAGGGCCAAACCCTTACGCCTTTGAGGGCCGCGGGTGATTGGTGCCGATCGCTCAGTCGTGGATAAACACCAGCGACTCGGGTTGTCCCCAATCGCCACGCGCGTCGATGTGTCGGCGGTTGGCGCAGAGGTGGCGCAGAATCCAGTAAAGCGGCTCTGCTGATGGGAGCCCCATCAGCGTCTGCAACTCGGCCAGGGTGTGCTCGCGCTTGTCGGCCATGGCCTGCTCTAGGCGTGCCTGCAGATCGAGAAGGGCCGCTGCCGCCTTCTTGCCAGCCTCCACGCCGGGTTGGTGGTAGGCGTTGATGTTCACCAGCTCGCCGTAGTAGCCCACGGCACGCTCGAACAGGGCGATCAGCGCACCCAGGCTGCGTGCGTCGAGCTTCTGCATCGTGATGCTCAGGTTGAAGCGCCCCTCCTCGGTGAGGGCGGAGCGGGTGCCCTGCAGGAAGCCATCGAGGAAATCGCCGGGATTTTCACCCTCCAGCGGCGGGATGTCGCCGGGATCTTCAAGCACCTCGATGAAGGTGACGAAGTAGTTGTCGACGCCGTCGCGCAGCTGCTGTACGTAGGCATGTTGGTCAGTGGAGCCCTTATTGCCGTAGACGGCAATGCCCTGGTGCACGACGTTGCCCTGGCGATCAAGCTTCTTGCCAAGGCTCTCCATCACAAGCTGCTGCAGGTAGCGGCTAAACACCTCCAGCCGGTCGCGGTAGGGAAGCACCACCATGTCGCGCTGGCCCCGGCCACCACCGGCGTGGAACCAGGCAGCCGCCAGCAGGGCAGCCGGGTTGGTGTCGAGGCTGGTGGCTGCACGGGTCACCGCATCCATTTCGGCGGCCCCAGCCAGAAATGCGCGGGTGTCGGAGCCAATCAACACACCGGGCAGCAGACCCACCGCACTGGTGATGCTGGTGCGACCACCCACCCAATCGAACATGTCGAAGCGAGCCAGCCAATCCCCCTGCTCTGCCTCCTGATCCAGGCGACTGCCGAGCATCGTGACGGCGACGGCCTGTTTGATCCAGGTGCCACCAGCAGCCTCCACAGCGCGGCGTGCCTGCAGCATGCCGATATGGGGCTCTGGTGTTCCGCCAGATTTGCTCACCACGATCACCAGCGTGGTCTTGAGCCGATCACCCAGGGAAGCAAGGGTGCGGCGCATGCCGTCGGGATCGACGTTGTCGAAAAAATGGAAAGGAAGGCCTGAGCCAGGATCCTGCAGTGCACGGATCATCAGCAGTGGGCCCAAGCCAGAGCCGCCGATGCCGATCCAAAGCACATCGGTGAAACGAGATCCAGTTGCCGACGTGATGGCACCACTCAGCACCTGCTGCCCAAAAGACTCGATTCGATCGATCTCCGCCTGAATGTGGGCGCCGCTGGCGGGATCTGGTGCCAGCTGCGGATGACGCAGCCAGTAATGACCCACCTGGCGTTGCTCATCGGCATTGGCGATGGCACCTCCCTCCAGCGCGGCCATGGCCTGAAAGGCTTCCTTGAAGCGCGGCCTCAGGCTGCTCAGCACAGACTCATCGAGACCCATGCGGCTCACATCCAGCCAGAAGCCAAGGCTCGGGTTGTGCCAGAGCTGAGAGCAGAACCGCTGCCACTGGCTATGGGCATCAACGCCGGGAGCGGAAGCGGTTGGAGTCATGGGGCCGGGTCAAACGGTCTCTTGGCGAACCTATCGGTGAAACCCAGACAGGCAAACCCCTTTGGCGGGGCTTGTCCCGGAAATTCCGAGACGGGTCCGCGACTGTGAGGACAATCACACAACGGCAGGTTGCCCGACCAGACGATTTCGACCTTCCTTCGTAAGCTTTGGTTAACAGATGAGCTTGCCCTGGCGCACCGCCTCCGCTACCGCAGCACCCGCACGGCCTTGCTGGCCGCTGGTGTCGGCCTCTGTCTGTTGAGCCTCGGTGGCACCAATTGGATTGCTCACAAGCGTTCACTGCTCCAGCCTCAGCCCGATAGCCCCCTCAGCAGCTCTGCCGAAGCGGATCCCACCACCTTCACAGCTGAAGAACTGCAGCAACTCCAACGTCGCTTTGGCGTGCACGGTCCTCAGCCCAAGCTGGCCCAGCTGTTTACCCGCGGTGTTGATCAGCTCACGCCTCTGCGCAACCACACCGTGAACAGACTGGACGCTCTTCGTCCAGTGGTGCTTCGTGAGAGCCGTCGCACGGGGATCAACCCAATGCTGTTGGCGGCCATTCTGTTCGATGAGATGCAGCACGCCAAACCAGGCGAAGACATCCCCCTAGCAGCCCATTCCGGACTCTTCAGCACCCATGGCCCTGCTCAACTCGGCCTGAGTGAGATGGTGAAGCAGGGTCTTCTTCGCGAGGATGCAAGCCCCGAAGAACTGGCGGATGCACGCAACCAGTTGCTGAATCCCGAACGCAACGTGGAACTTCTTGCGGGCAAGATGGCTCGCCTCTTGGATCTGCTCAACCAGACACCCAACTCCACCTTCAACGTGAGTCAGAGCCGCAGCCGCGCAAAAACAGTGGCCACCTTGGCTTATCTCCACAACGGCAAACTTGATTACCCGGCTCGGATCCTGCGTTACATGCAGGATCCTGAGCTGCACGGGTTGATGTTCAGCGTTCGCAACAAGCCCGCTGCCGAACTGATCTGAACTCGATCAGCACAACGCACCTAAGGCGGCCAGCCGCAGCTGAAGGGCCTGCCAATTAAAACTGCGGGGATCAGCCCTAGCTGCACCGAGATCCACATGGCGGTGGGTGGTGATGTGCTCAAACGGAATTCGGTACTGCTTCATCCAGTCGGCCAGCACAACAGCCAGCGCCTCGTATTGCAGGGTTGTGTAGCCGCTGTGAGCAGGGGCATCGTCTTCACCGTCAAGCGGTGTTTCCAGGCTCACATGCAGAGCGAAGTTGTTAACGGATCCCGACATCGAGGGATTGGTGATGTCCCAACGCCCATCAAAGGCTGAATAGCCAGCGCCAAAGGCCCGTTGGCTGGGATCAAGGGTTTGAACCACCTGTCCATCTTCGCCGATCAGCAGGTGGTAGCTCACTTGGTCATCGTCATGGGGATGGTGCGTGGTGAACGTGTTGATCGCTGAACCGATGCCGTAGACGGTTTCATGCAGCACCACAAGCGATGGAGTGGGGTCTACACGGTTGCCGTAGGCATCAAGGTTGGTGCGCTGGCCAAAGTTGCTGGGGTCGATAGCGACGGTCTTGACCTGGCCCGGAAGGCTGGTCTGCAAGCTGCGCATGCGACTCACCAAGGCCTGATCGTTAACCCGGCATTGACGAGCCAACGGACTGATCCAGGGCTCGTGCTCTGGCGGAGCCGGGGCCTGGATTGCGGGGCCTGTCTTAGGAAGAGCTTCGCTGAACGACTGCCGCCAGTTATGCATGGCAATCATGGTGAGTGTCAGGAAGACACCGCCACCCAACACAGCAGCGGGCCACCAAGAACGGCGCGGCGGCCTTGCTCCCGCGAACAGTCTCACCATCAGCTCACTGCGCAGGAATGCTGGTGCAACCAGGCCCTCTGTCGCTGCAGCACAGCAGCGCTGGGATCCGGCAGCCGCTTGAGGCGATAACGCTCCACCTGTGGTGAATCGGCCAGGAGGTTGAGGCAACGGAGCTGGGAGCGTCGGCAAATCAACAACGCGTGCTGCTGACCCGCGGCCAGGGCTGAGCCCAGGTCAACCGGCTGACGCAGGCGCCGCTGATCGATGGCCAGAAGTTCATCGCCCACCATCACACCGGCTCGTTCAGCAGGGCCGCCGCGCACCACCCGTGTTGCGACCAGCTGGCCGCCCTCGTGGCGTGCACGAAGTCCCGCGTAGGGATTCGCTGCCATCTCCGCCTCCAGAGCAAGACCTACCCCCGATAGGTAGCGATCCAGATCCGGATCGTCGAGTCCATGCAGCCAGACGGGTATCTGCTGCTGCAACTCAGGCGCACACGCCGCAAAGGTCGCGACCAGATCGTCTTCGCTGTAACCCCGACCCCAACGACCGTGAGATCTCCAGAGGCTGCGCAACACGTCCATGAGTGAAGACTCAGCAGCGCGCAGATGCAGATCAAGGCAGAGAGCGATAACGGCGCCTTTCAGGTAGTAGCTGATTTGGCTATCAGCGGCATAGGCATCGGCCTTGTAAAGCTTCACCCAAGCCTCTTCGCTGCTGCTGCGCAGACATTGCACCTGGCGACCGGGCGTGAGTTTGTAGCGGCTCAGATCGTCGCCCAGGTCGCTCAGTAGAGCCTCGGCATCGCTGAGGCCTGCTGAGAGGGGCAAGAACTGATCGAGGTAGCTCGTCACACCTTCTGCAAACCAGAGGGTGGGCACGATCGGTGGAGCGTGATAATCGATCGGGCTGAGCTGCGCCGGGCGTAACCGGCGCACATTCCATTGGTGCAGGTATTCATGGGCTACCAGTTGCAGGAAGCGCCGGTAGCCATCGGGCTTCTCCAGGTTGCGCCGCCCGAAGACCAGCACAGTGCTGTCGTCATGCTCGAGCCCGCCATAGCCCTCATCCAACAGATGCAGGATCACGAGGTAATGGCCAGAAGCCGGTTGATCCACATCCATCAATCGGCAGCAGGCCTCACACACAGCTGTGAGATCGGCCAACAGTTGGGGGTGCCGATCGAGCAGCCATTGCTCATCGCCGCCATCCCCAGCCCAAATCACGAGCCGATGGGAAACACCCAACACGGTGAACAGAAGCTCGTTATGGGGTCCTGCTTCTAGTGGCGAATCGATCAGGTGATCGAAGTGCCGGGCCTGCCAGCGCGAGCCCTGTTGCGGCAGCGGGACAAAAGCCTGCCAACCCATGGGAAGGCTGCAGCTGAGCGCATGGGGGCTCCAGCGCTCGCCCTCCACTTCCAACACCACGGCAGCCAAGGCCAGAAAGCCATGCTGCTGATCGAGATGGCAGGTGCGCACACTGAGCTCTGTGGCCAGGACGCGATAACTGATCTGCAGCTCACCCCCTTCCGGGTTGCAGTCACAC
Coding sequences:
- a CDS encoding glucose-6-phosphate isomerase, whose translation is MTPTASAPGVDAHSQWQRFCSQLWHNPSLGFWLDVSRMGLDESVLSSLRPRFKEAFQAMAALEGGAIANADEQRQVGHYWLRHPQLAPDPASGAHIQAEIDRIESFGQQVLSGAITSATGSRFTDVLWIGIGGSGLGPLLMIRALQDPGSGLPFHFFDNVDPDGMRRTLASLGDRLKTTLVIVVSKSGGTPEPHIGMLQARRAVEAAGGTWIKQAVAVTMLGSRLDQEAEQGDWLARFDMFDWVGGRTSITSAVGLLPGVLIGSDTRAFLAGAAEMDAVTRAATSLDTNPAALLAAAWFHAGGGRGQRDMVVLPYRDRLEVFSRYLQQLVMESLGKKLDRQGNVVHQGIAVYGNKGSTDQHAYVQQLRDGVDNYFVTFIEVLEDPGDIPPLEGENPGDFLDGFLQGTRSALTEEGRFNLSITMQKLDARSLGALIALFERAVGYYGELVNINAYHQPGVEAGKKAAAALLDLQARLEQAMADKREHTLAELQTLMGLPSAEPLYWILRHLCANRRHIDARGDWGQPESLVFIHD
- a CDS encoding M61 family metallopeptidase, with product MVQVHLDLRDPHQHLVAVQISLQPRLACMRLALPGWTPGSYLIRDYVRQLESLVVIQDGQERPQRRLAPASWSCDCNPEGGELQISYRVLATELSVRTCHLDQQHGFLALAAVVLEVEGERWSPHALSCSLPMGWQAFVPLPQQGSRWQARHFDHLIDSPLEAGPHNELLFTVLGVSHRLVIWAGDGGDEQWLLDRHPQLLADLTAVCEACCRLMDVDQPASGHYLVILHLLDEGYGGLEHDDSTVLVFGRRNLEKPDGYRRFLQLVAHEYLHQWNVRRLRPAQLSPIDYHAPPIVPTLWFAEGVTSYLDQFLPLSAGLSDAEALLSDLGDDLSRYKLTPGRQVQCLRSSSEEAWVKLYKADAYAADSQISYYLKGAVIALCLDLHLRAAESSLMDVLRSLWRSHGRWGRGYSEDDLVATFAACAPELQQQIPVWLHGLDDPDLDRYLSGVGLALEAEMAANPYAGLRARHEGGQLVATRVVRGGPAERAGVMVGDELLAIDQRRLRQPVDLGSALAAGQQHALLICRRSQLRCLNLLADSPQVERYRLKRLPDPSAAVLQRQRAWLHQHSCAVS
- a CDS encoding helicase DnaB, encoding MLAAGVGLCLLSLGGTNWIAHKRSLLQPQPDSPLSSSAEADPTTFTAEELQQLQRRFGVHGPQPKLAQLFTRGVDQLTPLRNHTVNRLDALRPVVLRESRRTGINPMLLAAILFDEMQHAKPGEDIPLAAHSGLFSTHGPAQLGLSEMVKQGLLREDASPEELADARNQLLNPERNVELLAGKMARLLDLLNQTPNSTFNVSQSRSRAKTVATLAYLHNGKLDYPARILRYMQDPELHGLMFSVRNKPAAELI
- a CDS encoding N-acetylmuramoyl-L-alanine amidase; the protein is MVRLFAGARPPRRSWWPAAVLGGGVFLTLTMIAMHNWRQSFSEALPKTGPAIQAPAPPEHEPWISPLARQCRVNDQALVSRMRSLQTSLPGQVKTVAIDPSNFGQRTNLDAYGNRVDPTPSLVVLHETVYGIGSAINTFTTHHPHDDDQVSYHLLIGEDGQVVQTLDPSQRAFGAGYSAFDGRWDITNPSMSGSVNNFALHVSLETPLDGEDDAPAHSGYTTLQYEALAVVLADWMKQYRIPFEHITTHRHVDLGAARADPRSFNWQALQLRLAALGALC